From Novosphingobium decolorationis, one genomic window encodes:
- the holA gene encoding DNA polymerase III subunit delta yields MKATQKDFASVAARVAREARLFFLCGPDESGASDAAAKIVSLLDDPGERIEMSGAELRRDPVRLGDEARSTSLFGGTRHIYVRAQGDEAHDAVKTLIENEVEGCPVLIVATGATDKSRTAKLLSGRGDALVGMFYPPDLASVTATVRTLANGAGLKMGSEVAQRIARAAGLDTRLARSEVEKLALYLDAVPEAPQAVTMEALDAIGASTEDDAFGPLVDTILGGKRELLASELKRMHDLQINPVGLLLALERRVAQLAALNAQLGTNGDVGALLEAEAKARRVFWKDKPALAQQLRVWRGPRLDRLVSRLVALHQSLLSNSQDSELLLADGLVRIARMAIGSTKQRASRTV; encoded by the coding sequence GTGAAGGCCACCCAGAAGGACTTCGCCTCGGTCGCGGCCCGGGTCGCGCGTGAGGCCCGGCTGTTCTTCCTGTGTGGGCCCGACGAATCGGGCGCGAGCGATGCGGCCGCGAAGATCGTCTCGCTTCTGGACGACCCGGGCGAACGTATCGAGATGAGCGGAGCGGAACTGCGCCGCGATCCGGTGCGCCTGGGTGACGAGGCCCGCTCGACCTCGCTGTTCGGCGGCACCCGCCACATCTACGTGCGCGCGCAGGGCGACGAAGCACACGATGCGGTCAAGACCCTGATCGAGAACGAGGTCGAGGGCTGCCCGGTCCTGATCGTGGCGACCGGCGCGACCGACAAGTCGCGCACGGCCAAGCTGCTTTCCGGGCGCGGCGATGCGCTGGTGGGCATGTTCTATCCGCCCGATCTCGCCTCGGTGACCGCCACGGTGCGCACGCTGGCCAACGGGGCGGGGCTCAAGATGGGGAGCGAGGTTGCCCAGCGCATTGCCCGTGCGGCAGGGCTCGACACGCGGCTTGCGCGTTCCGAGGTCGAGAAGCTGGCGCTCTATCTGGATGCCGTGCCCGAGGCTCCGCAGGCGGTGACGATGGAGGCCCTCGATGCGATCGGCGCCTCGACCGAGGACGATGCCTTCGGTCCGCTCGTCGATACGATCCTGGGGGGGAAGCGCGAGCTTCTCGCCTCCGAACTCAAGCGCATGCACGACCTGCAGATCAATCCGGTGGGACTGTTGCTGGCCTTGGAGCGGCGTGTGGCTCAACTGGCCGCTCTCAATGCCCAATTGGGAACGAACGGCGACGTCGGCGCTTTACTCGAAGCCGAAGCCAAGGCGCGTCGGGTATTCTGGAAAGACAAACCGGCCCTGGCGCAGCAATTGCGGGTCTGGCGCGGCCCGCGTCTCGACCGTCTCGTGTCGCGTCTTGTTGCACTGCACCAGAGTCTCCTGTCCAATAGTCAGGATTCGGAGCTCTTGTTGGCCGATGGTCTCGTGCGAATTGCTCGAATGGCGATAGGATCTACAAAACAACGCGCAAGCAGAACCGTCTAA
- the lptE gene encoding LPS assembly lipoprotein LptE, translating into MRSLRAFAAALALAVPLAGCGLSPMYAGGGSGEVARGLSDIQVAAIEGRAGWLVRNALIDKMGEPPAGTTPRYRLDVRLDDQLEGFGLLSDDTIGRERRTLRARFQLVDTASDEIVVDATAGSDAGIDVVSSDYATIAAEQRALENLAKDVADRIVTNLALRLRDDARP; encoded by the coding sequence GTGAGGTCCCTTCGCGCCTTTGCGGCCGCGCTTGCGCTGGCCGTTCCGCTGGCTGGATGCGGCCTCTCGCCGATGTACGCGGGCGGTGGCAGCGGCGAAGTCGCGCGCGGCCTCTCCGACATCCAGGTCGCCGCGATCGAGGGGCGCGCGGGCTGGCTCGTGCGCAACGCGCTGATCGACAAGATGGGCGAGCCGCCGGCCGGCACCACGCCGCGCTACCGGCTTGACGTGCGCCTTGACGACCAGCTCGAAGGCTTCGGCCTCCTTTCGGATGACACCATCGGGCGCGAACGGCGCACGCTGCGTGCGCGCTTCCAGCTTGTTGATACGGCCAGCGATGAGATCGTCGTCGACGCGACGGCGGGCTCGGATGCGGGTATCGACGTGGTCTCGTCCGACTACGCCACCATCGCCGCGGAACAGCGCGCGCTGGAGAACCTGGCCAAGGACGTCGCCGACCGTATCGTGACCAATCTCGCGCTGCGCCTGCGCGACGATGCACGTCCCTAA
- the leuS gene encoding leucine--tRNA ligase: protein MTERFDPAQADVRWQAAWDEAQCFKADDTSTKPRSYVLEMFPYPSGRIHIGHVRNYTMGDVLARYKRMRGHEVLHPMGWDAFGMPAENAAMEKGVHPGGWTRDNIANMKAQLKRLGFALDWSRELATCEPDYYGHEQALFLDMYAHGLVYRKESAVNWDPVDMTVLANEQVIDGRGWRSGALVEKRKLNQWFLKITDFADELLEGLGSLDKWPEKVRTMQENWIGKSQGLQFSFDLSDGGSVEVYSTRPDTIFGASFVAVAADHPIAQGVAKDSAEAQDFIAECKRGGTTAAELETAEKLGFDTGITAKHPFTGAELPVFIANFVLMDYGTGAVMAVPGHDQRDFEFATKYELPILRVVAAKAEDADAPFAGEAEAGDGVLVHSDFLNGMSVAEAKAEVIRRAQDGGWGEGKTVWRLRDWGISRQRYWGTPIPFIHCEVCGVVPVPKKHLPVTLPEDVDFQTPGNPLERHPTWKHVDCPQCGHAARRETDTLDTFADSSWYFLRFASQPGDKPFDKEAIAKWLPVEQYIGGIEHAILHLLYARFWTRALARIGLVDVKEPFASLFTQGMVTHEVYSRKEGGRDVYFAPSEINVGQEGDKRVATLKADGSAIEVGKVIKMSKSKKNVVDPDEIVATYGADAIRWFMLSDSPPERDLPWSEAGIEGCARFVQRLWRLFAQFDASAEGEDKALDRKLHQTIAAVAEDIESLGFNKAVARIYELTGAVEKAKPSASRSTAIRELLLLIAPMMPHLAEEAYATFGKGLVAEALWPEVDPALLVEDEVTIAVQVKGKLRDTLTVAKGASKEDLEALALASEKVQRAIDGAEIRKVIVVPDRLVNIVA from the coding sequence ATGACCGAGCGGTTCGACCCGGCGCAGGCGGATGTCCGCTGGCAGGCAGCGTGGGACGAAGCCCAGTGCTTCAAGGCGGACGACACCTCGACGAAGCCGCGTAGCTACGTCCTGGAGATGTTCCCCTATCCCTCGGGCCGCATCCATATCGGTCACGTGCGCAACTACACCATGGGCGACGTCCTGGCGCGCTACAAGCGCATGCGCGGCCACGAGGTGCTCCACCCGATGGGCTGGGACGCCTTCGGTATGCCGGCTGAGAACGCGGCCATGGAAAAGGGCGTCCATCCGGGCGGCTGGACGCGCGACAACATCGCCAACATGAAGGCGCAGCTGAAGCGCCTGGGTTTCGCGCTCGACTGGTCGCGCGAACTCGCCACCTGCGAGCCGGACTACTACGGCCATGAGCAGGCGCTGTTCCTCGACATGTACGCGCACGGCCTTGTCTATCGCAAGGAATCGGCGGTGAACTGGGACCCGGTCGACATGACCGTGCTCGCCAACGAGCAGGTCATCGACGGGCGCGGCTGGCGTTCGGGCGCGCTGGTCGAGAAGCGCAAGCTGAACCAGTGGTTCCTCAAGATCACCGACTTCGCCGATGAACTGCTCGAGGGGCTGGGCAGCCTCGACAAGTGGCCCGAAAAGGTCCGCACGATGCAGGAGAACTGGATCGGCAAGTCGCAAGGCCTGCAGTTCAGCTTCGACCTTTCGGACGGCGGCAGCGTCGAAGTCTATTCGACCCGTCCCGACACGATCTTCGGCGCGAGCTTCGTGGCTGTTGCCGCCGATCACCCGATTGCGCAGGGCGTGGCGAAGGACAGTGCCGAGGCGCAGGACTTCATCGCCGAGTGCAAGCGCGGGGGCACCACCGCGGCCGAGCTCGAAACCGCCGAGAAGCTGGGCTTCGACACCGGCATTACCGCGAAGCACCCCTTTACCGGCGCCGAGCTTCCGGTCTTCATCGCCAACTTCGTGCTGATGGACTACGGCACCGGCGCGGTCATGGCCGTTCCGGGCCACGACCAGCGCGACTTCGAGTTCGCGACCAAGTACGAACTGCCCATCCTGCGCGTTGTCGCGGCCAAGGCTGAGGATGCCGATGCGCCCTTCGCGGGCGAGGCGGAAGCCGGGGACGGCGTGCTCGTCCACTCCGATTTCCTGAACGGCATGAGCGTGGCCGAGGCCAAGGCCGAAGTCATCCGCCGTGCCCAGGACGGCGGCTGGGGCGAAGGCAAGACGGTGTGGCGCCTGCGCGACTGGGGCATCTCGCGCCAGCGCTACTGGGGCACGCCGATCCCGTTCATCCACTGCGAGGTGTGCGGTGTGGTGCCGGTGCCCAAGAAGCACCTGCCCGTAACGCTGCCCGAAGACGTCGATTTCCAGACGCCGGGCAACCCGCTCGAACGGCATCCGACCTGGAAGCATGTCGACTGCCCGCAGTGCGGCCATGCGGCGCGCCGCGAGACCGACACGCTCGACACCTTTGCCGACAGCTCGTGGTACTTCCTGCGCTTTGCCAGCCAGCCCGGCGACAAGCCTTTCGACAAGGAGGCCATCGCCAAGTGGCTCCCGGTCGAGCAGTACATCGGCGGCATCGAGCACGCGATCCTGCACTTGCTCTACGCCCGCTTCTGGACCCGCGCGCTGGCCCGCATCGGCCTTGTCGACGTGAAGGAGCCGTTTGCGAGCCTGTTCACGCAAGGCATGGTCACGCACGAGGTCTACTCGCGCAAGGAAGGCGGACGCGACGTCTACTTCGCGCCCTCCGAGATCAATGTGGGGCAAGAGGGTGACAAGCGCGTCGCGACGCTCAAGGCCGACGGTTCGGCCATCGAGGTCGGCAAGGTCATCAAGATGTCGAAGTCGAAGAAGAACGTGGTCGATCCCGACGAGATCGTCGCGACCTACGGCGCCGACGCGATCCGCTGGTTCATGCTGTCCGACAGCCCGCCCGAGCGCGACCTGCCCTGGTCGGAAGCCGGGATCGAAGGCTGCGCACGCTTCGTGCAGCGTCTGTGGAGGCTCTTTGCCCAGTTCGACGCTTCGGCGGAAGGCGAGGACAAGGCGCTCGACCGCAAGCTGCACCAGACGATTGCGGCGGTGGCCGAGGACATCGAATCGCTCGGCTTCAACAAGGCCGTCGCGCGCATCTACGAGCTGACCGGCGCGGTCGAGAAGGCCAAGCCTTCGGCAAGCCGCTCCACCGCGATCCGCGAACTCCTGCTGCTGATCGCGCCGATGATGCCGCACCTGGCCGAGGAAGCCTACGCCACGTTCGGCAAGGGTCTCGTCGCCGAGGCGCTGTGGCCCGAAGTCGATCCGGCGCTGCTGGTCGAGGACGAGGTCACCATCGCGGTCCAGGTCAAGGGCAAGCTGCGCGACACGCTGACGGTTGCCAAGGGCGCGTCGAAGGAAGACCTCGAGGCGCTTGCGCTGGCCAGCGAGAAGGTCCAGCGTGCGATCGATGGCGCTGAAATTCGCAAGGTAATCGTCGTGCCCGATCGTCTGGTCAATATCGTCGCGTGA
- a CDS encoding DUF3576 domain-containing protein gives MTGSTEFGLFAPRKTMTAAVCVVAALALAGCGGKKNDVSGALAPSHVTTIGVNSYLWRASLDALSFMPLVQSDSNGGVIITDWYVNPDKPSERVKVSVTILDQDLRADALRVSAARQIREGDAWVGAPVQAATVQKLENVILTRARDLRRDSVGG, from the coding sequence ATGACAGGCAGCACTGAATTCGGCCTTTTCGCCCCGCGCAAGACGATGACCGCCGCGGTATGCGTGGTCGCGGCCCTCGCGCTGGCCGGCTGTGGCGGCAAGAAGAATGACGTGTCGGGCGCGCTGGCGCCCTCGCATGTCACCACCATCGGCGTGAACAGCTACCTGTGGCGCGCGAGCCTCGATGCGCTCTCGTTCATGCCGCTGGTCCAGTCCGACAGCAATGGCGGCGTGATCATCACCGACTGGTACGTGAACCCGGACAAGCCGAGCGAGCGCGTGAAGGTCTCGGTCACCATCCTCGACCAGGACCTGCGCGCCGATGCGCTGCGCGTCTCGGCCGCCCGCCAGATCCGCGAAGGCGACGCCTGGGTGGGGGCTCCGGTCCAGGCCGCGACCGTCCAGAAGCTGGAAAACGTGATCCTGACCCGTGCGCGTGACCTGCGCCGCGATTCGGTCGGCGGCTGA
- the phbB gene encoding acetoacetyl-CoA reductase, with translation MARVAIVTGGTRGIGEAISLALQDRGHKVVASYAGNDEKAKAFTDKTGIPAYKWDVGDHEATLEGVARVAEEVGPVDIVVNNAGITRDGVLHKMSFEDWNEVMRINLGGCFNMAKATFPGMRERKWGRIVNIGSINGQAGQYGQVNYAAAKSGIHGFTKALAQEGAKYGVTVNAIAPGYIDTDMVAAVPAPVLEKIVAKIPVGRLGHAYEIARGVAFLCSENAEFVTGSTLSINGGQHMY, from the coding sequence ATGGCACGCGTTGCGATTGTTACTGGCGGCACCCGCGGTATCGGAGAGGCTATTTCCCTGGCTCTGCAGGACAGGGGCCACAAGGTTGTTGCGAGCTACGCAGGCAACGATGAAAAGGCCAAGGCCTTTACCGACAAGACGGGAATCCCTGCCTACAAGTGGGACGTGGGCGACCACGAAGCGACGCTCGAAGGCGTGGCCCGGGTCGCCGAGGAAGTCGGTCCGGTCGACATCGTCGTCAACAACGCGGGTATCACCCGCGACGGCGTGCTCCACAAGATGAGCTTCGAGGACTGGAACGAGGTGATGCGCATCAACCTCGGCGGGTGTTTCAACATGGCCAAGGCCACCTTCCCCGGCATGCGCGAGCGCAAGTGGGGCCGCATCGTCAACATCGGCTCGATCAACGGCCAGGCCGGCCAGTACGGCCAGGTCAACTACGCCGCGGCCAAGTCGGGCATCCATGGCTTCACCAAGGCGCTCGCCCAGGAAGGCGCCAAGTACGGTGTCACCGTCAACGCGATTGCGCCGGGCTACATCGACACCGACATGGTCGCCGCCGTGCCCGCACCGGTGCTGGAAAAGATCGTCGCCAAGATCCCGGTCGGCCGCCTCGGCCACGCCTACGAGATTGCCCGCGGCGTTGCATTCCTGTGCTCGGAAAACGCCGAGTTCGTGACCGGCTCGACGCTGTCGATCAACGGCGGCCAGCACATGTACTAA
- a CDS encoding helix-turn-helix domain-containing protein → MAEGDLQDGYAALTEREKETLRLMARGHDAKSLARHFELSVHTIHERLRNARRKMAVSSSREAARLLLDREEGLGADSTPKLQGDTEMGAAPGPDRTADREEPKRASKTRSLLVWALGGVLAMSFALVAALLMLSPSASLQSAPEAHGVESAPVASARAWLHLVDEGEWEKSWAETGEAFQAQNTAARWASLAGQVRPPLGEVVTRRLLGEEAVPGPPSGLKVVKFQSAFAHKANVIETVSLSPEEGRWKVVGYWMS, encoded by the coding sequence ATGGCAGAAGGGGACCTTCAGGACGGGTACGCGGCCCTCACTGAGCGGGAGAAGGAAACGCTGCGGCTGATGGCGCGCGGGCATGACGCCAAGTCGCTGGCGCGCCACTTCGAATTGTCGGTCCACACGATTCACGAGCGCCTGCGCAACGCGCGTCGCAAGATGGCGGTCTCGAGCAGCCGGGAGGCCGCCCGTCTGCTCCTGGATCGCGAAGAGGGGCTGGGAGCGGACTCGACCCCCAAATTGCAAGGGGACACGGAAATGGGGGCTGCGCCCGGCCCGGATCGCACAGCAGACCGGGAGGAGCCGAAACGCGCTTCGAAGACCCGGTCCCTTCTTGTCTGGGCGCTCGGTGGAGTCCTTGCCATGTCGTTTGCCCTTGTTGCCGCTCTTCTGATGCTGTCCCCGTCCGCCTCCCTTCAATCCGCACCCGAGGCGCACGGCGTGGAGAGCGCGCCGGTCGCCTCGGCGCGCGCCTGGCTGCACCTTGTCGACGAAGGCGAATGGGAAAAGAGCTGGGCCGAAACCGGAGAGGCCTTCCAGGCTCAGAATACGGCCGCGCGCTGGGCAAGCCTTGCGGGCCAGGTGCGCCCGCCGCTCGGCGAGGTCGTCACCCGCCGCCTGCTGGGCGAAGAGGCCGTGCCCGGCCCGCCGAGCGGGCTCAAGGTGGTCAAGTTCCAGAGCGCGTTCGCCCATAAGGCGAACGTGATCGAGACCGTCTCGCTCAGCCCGGAAGAGGGGCGCTGGAAGGTGGTTGGATACTGGATGTCCTGA
- a CDS encoding ribbon-helix-helix domain-containing protein, with product MVSPFHPPVKRSVEIAGHKTSISLEPVFWDALVSAAEEERVPINALVARIDLERAQAEVPPGLASAIRVWLMLRFASSVTPLEE from the coding sequence ATGGTCTCCCCCTTTCACCCGCCCGTCAAACGCTCGGTGGAAATCGCCGGACACAAGACCTCGATCAGCCTGGAACCGGTGTTCTGGGACGCGCTGGTCTCGGCCGCCGAGGAAGAGCGCGTGCCGATCAACGCGCTTGTCGCGCGCATCGACCTCGAACGCGCGCAGGCCGAAGTGCCTCCCGGCCTTGCCAGCGCGATCCGCGTCTGGCTGATGCTGCGCTTTGCAAGTTCGGTGACCCCGCTTGAAGAGTGA
- the murA gene encoding UDP-N-acetylglucosamine 1-carboxyvinyltransferase, with protein MDKIVIQGGKRLSGTIPVSGAKNAALTLLPCALLTEEPLTLRNLPRLADIDGFQHLMNQFGISTAIAGSRPEDFGRVMTLQATRITSTVAPYDLVRKMRASILVLGPMLARMGEATVSLPGGCAIGNRPIDLHLKALEALGAQIEMAAGYVKAIAPEGGLPGGRFSFPVVSVGATENALMAAVLCKGKSTLHNAAREPEIVDLCNLLTAMGARIEGIGTSDLTIHGVPRLHGATYMVMPDRIEAGSYACAAAITGGEVLLKGARIEDMEATVQALRDAGVLVEPREDGLYVAANGPLRPVTLSTAPFPGFATDMQAQLMALLCKAEGSSVLTETIFENRYMHVPELNRMGAHIETKGRTAIVHGVDTLTGAEVMATDLRASMSLVIAGLAAEGETQVHRLYHLDRGYERLEEKLALLGAQIERIGAD; from the coding sequence ATGGACAAGATCGTTATTCAAGGCGGCAAACGCCTTTCCGGCACTATTCCCGTTTCCGGCGCCAAGAACGCAGCGCTCACGCTGCTGCCCTGCGCCCTCCTGACCGAGGAGCCGCTGACGCTGCGCAATCTGCCGCGTCTCGCGGACATCGACGGCTTCCAGCACCTGATGAACCAGTTCGGCATCTCGACGGCCATCGCGGGCTCGCGGCCGGAGGATTTCGGCCGGGTGATGACCCTGCAGGCCACCCGTATCACCAGCACGGTTGCCCCCTACGATCTGGTCCGCAAGATGCGCGCCTCGATCCTGGTGCTCGGCCCGATGCTGGCGCGCATGGGCGAGGCGACTGTCTCGCTGCCCGGTGGCTGCGCCATCGGCAACCGCCCGATCGACCTGCATTTGAAGGCGCTCGAAGCGCTCGGCGCGCAGATCGAGATGGCGGCGGGCTACGTGAAGGCGATTGCACCCGAGGGCGGCCTTCCGGGCGGACGCTTCTCGTTCCCGGTGGTCTCGGTCGGCGCGACCGAGAACGCGCTGATGGCTGCGGTCCTGTGCAAGGGCAAGTCGACGCTCCACAACGCCGCGCGCGAACCGGAAATCGTCGACCTGTGCAATCTGCTCACCGCGATGGGCGCCCGGATCGAGGGCATCGGCACGTCGGACCTTACCATCCATGGCGTGCCGCGCCTGCATGGGGCGACCTACATGGTCATGCCCGACCGCATCGAGGCGGGGTCCTATGCCTGCGCGGCGGCGATCACGGGCGGCGAGGTCCTCCTCAAGGGCGCGCGGATCGAGGATATGGAAGCAACCGTGCAGGCGCTGCGCGATGCGGGCGTGCTTGTCGAGCCGCGTGAGGACGGCCTCTACGTCGCGGCCAATGGCCCCTTGCGTCCGGTTACGCTCTCGACCGCCCCGTTCCCGGGCTTTGCCACCGACATGCAGGCCCAGCTCATGGCGCTTCTGTGCAAGGCGGAAGGCTCCAGCGTTCTGACCGAGACGATCTTCGAGAACCGCTACATGCACGTGCCCGAGCTCAACCGCATGGGCGCGCATATCGAGACCAAGGGCCGCACGGCCATCGTCCATGGCGTCGACACGCTGACCGGCGCCGAGGTCATGGCGACGGACCTGCGCGCCTCGATGAGTCTTGTGATCGCGGGGCTGGCCGCCGAGGGCGAGACCCAGGTGCACCGCCTCTACCACCTCGACCGCGGATACGAGCGTCTGGAAGAGAAACTGGCGCTGCTCGGCGCACAGATTGAACGTATCGGCGCCGATTGA
- a CDS encoding UTP--glucose-1-phosphate uridylyltransferase, which translates to MTANNFRKPVRKAVFPVAGLGTRFLPATKAIPKELLPVVDRPLIQYAVDEAREAGIEEFVFVTGRGKTAIVEHFDTAYELEATMSGRGKSLEPLEPTRMKPGNLVTVRQQVPLGLGHAVWCARAVTGDEPFAIFLPDELMYGSPGCMAQMIEAYNEVGGNLVSVLEVPENEVSSYGVIKPGAVNGKLTEVKGLVEKPKVEDAPSNKIVSGRYILQPEVMGLLASQDKGAGGEIQLTDSMAKLIDTQPFHAVTFEGQRFDCGSKLGFVEATLSIALDREDMGEDVRAMAKRILG; encoded by the coding sequence ATGACTGCCAACAACTTCCGAAAGCCAGTCCGCAAAGCCGTATTCCCGGTGGCCGGACTTGGAACCCGCTTCCTCCCCGCAACTAAAGCCATTCCAAAAGAGCTTCTCCCCGTCGTAGATCGCCCGCTTATTCAGTATGCGGTCGACGAAGCGCGCGAAGCGGGTATCGAGGAATTCGTATTCGTGACTGGTCGCGGCAAGACCGCGATTGTCGAGCACTTCGATACGGCCTATGAACTCGAAGCCACGATGAGCGGTCGTGGTAAATCACTCGAACCGCTCGAGCCCACGCGCATGAAGCCCGGCAACCTCGTCACCGTGCGCCAGCAGGTGCCGCTGGGCCTGGGCCACGCGGTCTGGTGCGCCCGCGCGGTCACCGGCGATGAACCCTTCGCGATCTTCCTGCCCGACGAACTCATGTACGGCTCGCCGGGCTGCATGGCCCAGATGATCGAGGCCTACAACGAAGTCGGCGGCAACCTGGTTTCGGTGCTGGAAGTGCCCGAGAACGAGGTTTCCAGCTACGGCGTCATCAAGCCCGGTGCGGTGAATGGAAAGCTGACCGAAGTGAAGGGCCTCGTCGAGAAGCCCAAGGTGGAAGACGCGCCCTCCAACAAGATCGTCTCGGGCCGCTACATCCTCCAGCCCGAAGTCATGGGCCTGCTCGCCAGCCAGGACAAGGGCGCGGGCGGCGAAATCCAGCTGACCGACTCGATGGCCAAGCTGATCGACACCCAGCCCTTCCACGCCGTCACCTTCGAGGGCCAGCGCTTCGACTGCGGCTCGAAGCTGGGCTTCGTCGAAGCGACGCTCTCGATTGCTCTCGACCGCGAGGACATGGGCGAGGACGTTCGCGCGATGGCCAAGCGCATCCTGGGCTGA
- a CDS encoding DUF2322 family protein, with product MITPTDTFKDNLAQLPSIEGVERIDFVDGTGTVLDTIPNAPGKKGSLALYQYLQQEFGTLDAKAADHGLAIFAEMVEDAQANPGAHPNIDRLVAIVNGAAPLGIKVIPASE from the coding sequence ATGATTACCCCCACCGACACCTTCAAGGACAACCTCGCCCAGCTTCCCTCGATCGAGGGCGTGGAGCGCATCGACTTCGTCGATGGGACCGGGACCGTGCTCGACACGATCCCCAATGCGCCCGGCAAGAAGGGCTCGCTGGCGCTTTACCAGTATCTCCAGCAGGAATTTGGGACGCTTGATGCCAAGGCCGCGGACCATGGCCTCGCCATCTTCGCCGAGATGGTCGAGGACGCCCAGGCCAATCCGGGTGCGCACCCTAACATCGACCGCCTCGTGGCCATCGTCAACGGCGCCGCGCCGCTTGGGATCAAGGTCATTCCGGCTTCTGAGTAA
- a CDS encoding lytic transglycosylase domain-containing protein — MKHGWARHRGKRFALVAGATGLAVFSALPAQADVLEVGQSGAQWVAGGPQPNAEPDLALDEGALAIDQASLTQALDAAGPERWRAHVAQLAAKYDISPALLEAVVWQESRWNEGARSHAGARGLAQLMPGTAQQMGVDADNPHANLEGGARYLREQLDTFGGDIEKALAAYNAGPRRVAQAGGIPRIRETQAYVAAIMGRLADPVRK; from the coding sequence ATGAAACACGGGTGGGCACGGCATCGCGGCAAGCGATTCGCACTGGTGGCAGGCGCCACCGGTCTTGCTGTGTTCAGTGCGCTTCCCGCGCAGGCCGACGTGCTCGAGGTCGGGCAGTCGGGCGCACAGTGGGTGGCAGGTGGCCCGCAGCCGAACGCCGAGCCGGATCTGGCCCTGGACGAGGGCGCGCTCGCCATCGACCAGGCTTCGCTCACACAGGCGCTCGATGCGGCCGGGCCTGAACGCTGGCGCGCGCATGTCGCGCAGCTTGCGGCCAAGTACGACATCAGCCCTGCGCTTCTCGAAGCCGTGGTCTGGCAGGAAAGCCGCTGGAACGAGGGGGCCCGCTCGCACGCGGGTGCACGCGGCCTTGCCCAGCTCATGCCGGGGACCGCGCAGCAGATGGGCGTCGATGCCGACAACCCGCACGCGAACCTGGAGGGCGGCGCGCGCTATCTGCGCGAGCAGCTCGACACCTTCGGCGGGGATATCGAGAAGGCGCTTGCGGCCTACAACGCAGGCCCCCGGCGGGTGGCGCAGGCGGGTGGCATTCCCCGCATCCGCGAGACCCAGGCCTATGTCGCCGCGATCATGGGGCGCCTCGCCGATCCGGTTCGCAAGTAA
- a CDS encoding phytase, producing the protein MRTSFTTLSMIVKQGSGALLPALLLGACATTPEEPAVRLPAVEVPASGETKPVGTVNDDAADDPAIWRNRGDPAASLVLGTDKKAGLYVYGLDGEVRDFAAAGRLNNVDLREVTLASGQTAVLVAASDRGDEAEPRIALFWLDTATGKLRDLGTQSFLASGHRAMEAYGFCMGAPLGEGELARAYVVMKDGTVAESALTEADGRIRAAFTREVKVATQAEGCVIDDATHTLYLAEEDVGIWQVALGAATLVPEALAKVGARDGLVDDVEGLALARGEDGKAWLIASSQGDSAYAVFTLPDGVYAGRFRINGGELGGTSETDGIEVALGDFGPKYPGGLFMAQDGDNAPHAQNFKLVAWDAIRAALKLD; encoded by the coding sequence ATGAGAACATCTTTCACGACTCTCAGCATGATCGTGAAGCAGGGGTCGGGCGCATTGCTCCCGGCCCTTCTGCTTGGCGCCTGTGCGACCACCCCCGAGGAACCGGCCGTGCGGCTCCCCGCCGTCGAGGTGCCCGCTAGCGGCGAGACGAAGCCGGTGGGCACGGTCAACGACGATGCGGCCGATGACCCGGCCATCTGGCGCAACCGGGGCGATCCGGCCGCAAGTCTGGTGCTGGGCACCGACAAGAAGGCGGGTCTCTACGTCTATGGGCTGGACGGCGAGGTGCGCGATTTTGCCGCTGCGGGCCGCCTCAACAACGTCGACCTGCGCGAGGTCACTCTGGCTTCGGGGCAGACGGCGGTGCTGGTGGCCGCCAGCGACCGGGGCGATGAGGCCGAGCCGCGCATCGCGCTGTTCTGGCTCGATACGGCGACCGGCAAACTGCGCGACCTGGGAACGCAGAGCTTCCTTGCATCGGGGCACCGCGCGATGGAGGCCTATGGCTTCTGCATGGGCGCGCCGCTGGGCGAGGGGGAACTGGCCCGCGCCTACGTCGTGATGAAGGACGGGACCGTGGCCGAGAGCGCGCTCACCGAGGCGGATGGTCGTATCCGCGCCGCCTTCACGCGCGAGGTCAAGGTCGCGACGCAGGCCGAGGGCTGCGTGATCGACGATGCCACCCATACGCTCTACCTCGCCGAGGAGGACGTGGGGATCTGGCAGGTCGCGCTTGGCGCGGCCACGCTCGTGCCCGAGGCGCTGGCGAAAGTCGGGGCCAGGGACGGTCTTGTCGACGATGTCGAGGGCCTGGCCCTGGCGCGCGGCGAGGACGGTAAGGCCTGGCTCATCGCCTCCAGCCAGGGCGACAGCGCCTATGCGGTCTTCACGCTGCCCGATGGCGTCTACGCCGGGCGCTTCCGCATCAACGGCGGTGAACTTGGCGGCACCAGTGAGACCGACGGGATCGAAGTTGCGCTGGGTGACTTCGGCCCGAAGTATCCGGGCGGCCTGTTCATGGCGCAGGACGGCGACAACGCGCCCCATGCCCAGAACTTCAAGCTGGTCGCCTGGGACGCCATTCGCGCGGCGCTGAAGCTCGACTGA